GTCCTTGATGCCCTCTTCGAGCGTGTGGCACACGCGCACGCCCATGTGCGACAGATCGCCCGGCACCAGCGTGCGCGGGCCGACCACGCGCACCTCGGCGCAGCCCAGGGTGGTGAGGGCGTGGATGTCCGAGCGCGCCACGCGCGAGTGCAGCACGTCGCCGACGATGGCCACCGTGAGGTTGGAAAAATCGCGCTTGTAGTGGCGGATGGTGAACATGTCCAACAGGCCCTGCGTCGGGTGCGCGTGGCGCCCGTCGCCGGCGTTGACCACGTGCACGTGCGGCGCCACGTGCTGCGCAATCAGGTAGGGCGCACCCGACTCGCTGTGGCGCACGACGAAGATGTCGGCGGCCATGGCCGAGAGGTTGTCGATGGTGTCGAGCAGCGTCTCGCCCTTGGCGGTGGAAGAGCGCGCGATATCGAGGTTGAAGACGTCCGCCGACAGGCGCTTGGCCGCGATCTCGAACGTGGTGCGCGTGCGCGTGCTGTTCTCGAAGAACAGGTTGAACACGCTCTTGCCGCGCAAGAGCGGCACTTTTTTCACCTCGCGGTCGTTGACCGAGACGAAGTTGGCGGCGGTGTCCAGGATGTGCGTGAGGATGTCGCGCGACAGGCCCTCGGTGGAGAGCAGGTGGATCAACTCGCCGTTTTTGTTCAGCTGGGGGTTGCGCTTGTACAGCACGGTCAAACCTCTTTCAGGGCAAAGGCAAAGCTGCCGTCCTCAGCACGCGCCAGCGCCAGGGTCTGGCTGGCGGGCAAGGTGATGCGGGCGGCAGCAAAATCAGCGGCGATCGGCAACTGCCGCCCGCCGCGATCGACCAGCACCGCCAGGCGCACGCGCGCCGGACGGCCATAGTCGAACAATTCGTTGAGCACCGCGCGCACCGTGCGC
This DNA window, taken from Acidovorax sp. HDW3, encodes the following:
- a CDS encoding aspartate carbamoyltransferase catalytic subunit, translating into MLYKRNPQLNKNGELIHLLSTEGLSRDILTHILDTAANFVSVNDREVKKVPLLRGKSVFNLFFENSTRTRTTFEIAAKRLSADVFNLDIARSSTAKGETLLDTIDNLSAMAADIFVVRHSESGAPYLIAQHVAPHVHVVNAGDGRHAHPTQGLLDMFTIRHYKRDFSNLTVAIVGDVLHSRVARSDIHALTTLGCAEVRVVGPRTLVPGDLSHMGVRVCHTLEEGIKDCDVVITLRLQNERMSGALLPSSQEYFKSFGLTEEKLQLAKSDAIVMHPGPINRGVEIASEVVDGPQAVILPQVTFGIAVRMAVMSIVAGNEA